One Triplophysa dalaica isolate WHDGS20190420 chromosome 1, ASM1584641v1, whole genome shotgun sequence DNA segment encodes these proteins:
- the LOC130413169 gene encoding zinc finger MYM-type protein 1-like, protein MMKFLEEFDPFLQSYTPPAHSTYLSSGSQNEMIQCCAEEVTASIIKEMKHSKMYAVMADEARDGHVEQLAVCVRYVGYENTVKESFLELTSLKSFDAHSITEAIEEVLKSKGLEDLQCVAQAYDGASVMSGAVRGVQAQFRVKHPEAVYVHCYAHELNLVLCHTCRAVPEAIDFFDTLESVYCFFSVSLVNHQSFSDMQKALGLEKSELVQLSKTRWACQLKSVTAVIANLPALLKSLTELTSTTTAIGLLSKLSRLSNVYMLVMFKALLSTTEGLHKYLQKEDVDLAQATWYKDAVLETLRSMRTEEMAEKFYNQAKEILEANHLSETPAPGGSQKRKQKRLDDYVVESTTGTRAYVSTLDKIRNHIFYPCLDRMVSELEGRFCGVGAELMQGIKACHPAANDFLCEESLELIAKHYNMKVSKEEVAVARQFLFKRRDEGVISDMASVYKLLDPDMFPSLRSVFQAALTIPVSSCSCERSFSALRRLHTWLRRTMGQQRLNYLAVMSIERGLVCVTDHNSVMNRFAMLKPRKYPLMIPSKASEKASDERKTTAGDEKD, encoded by the coding sequence ATGATGAAATTTCTAGAGGAATTCGACCCCTTTCTCCAAAGCTACACACCTCCCGCCCATTCCACATATCTCTCTTCAGGCTCACAGAATGAGATGATTCAATGTTGTGCAGAGGAAGTTACTGCATCCATCATTAAAGAGATGAAGCATTCAAAAATGTATGCAGTGATGGCTGATGAGGCTCGAGATGGTCATGTGGAACAGCTTGCTGTGTGTGTTCGTTATGTGGGATATGAGAACACTGTCAAAGAAAGTTTTCTGGAACTTacaagtctgaagtctttcgATGCACATTCCATTACAGAGGCCATTGAAGAAGTTCTCAAATCAAAAGGCCTGGAAGACCTGCAATGTGTTGCTCAGGCTTACGATGGGGCCTCCGTCATGAGCGGTGCTGTTCGGGGTGTTCAGGCTCAATTCCGTGTGAAGCATCCAGAAGCAGTGTATGTGCACTGCTATGCCCATGAACTGAATTTGGTGCTTTGTCACACTTGCAGGGCTGTGCCAGAAGCCATTGATTTCTTCGACACACTGGAGAGTGTGTACTGTTTCTTCAGTGTGTCTTTAGTTAATCATCAGTCTTTCTCTGACATGCAAAAAGCCTTGGGCTTAGAGAAGAGTGAGCTTGTTCAGCTCTCGAAGACACGGTGGGCATGCCAGCTCAAATCAGTCACTGCCGTGATTGCAAATCTGCCAGCATTGTTGAAGTCCCTCACAGAATTGACCAGTACCACCACAGCAATTGGACTGCTTTCCAAACTTTCAAGACTTTCAAATGTCTATATGCTTGTGATGTTCAAAGCTTTGCTGTCCACTACAGAGGGACTTCACAAGTACCTTCAAAAAGAGGATGTAGACTTGGCACAAGCTACATGGTATAAAGATGCGGTCCTTGAAACACTTAGGTCCATGCGGACAGAGGAAATGGCAGAGAAATTCTATAATCAGGCCAAAGAAATTCTTGAGGCCAACCATCTGTCAGAGACCCCAGCTCCAGGAGGTTCTCAAAAACGCAAGCAGAAGCGATTAGATGACTATGTGGTAGAGTCCACCACTGGCACAAGGGCTTATGTGAGCACTTTGGATAAGATAAGAAATCACATATTTTACCCATGCCTTGACAGAATGGTGAGTGAGCTGGAGGGGAGATTTTGTGGTGTTGGTGCAGAGCTAATGCAAGGCATCAAAGCTTGCCATCCAGCAGCAAATGACTTCCTGTGTGAAGAATCATTAGAGCTGATTGCCAAACATTATAACATGAAGGTCAGTAAAGAAGAGGTTGCAGTGGCTAGACAGTTCCTGTTCAAAAGAAGAGATGAAGGTGTCATTTCAGATATGGCAAGTGTATACAAGCTCCTTGACCCTGACATGTTCCCAAGCCTGAGATCAGTCTTTCAAGCAGCACTAACGATTCCTGTCAGCAGCTGCAGTTGCGAAAGATCATTCAGTGCTCTGCGTCGCCTACACACATGGTTGAGAAGAACCATGGGTCAGCAGAGGCTCAATTACCTGGCAGTGATGTCTATTGAGAGGGGACTTGTGTGTGTCACAGACCATAACAGTGTCATGAACCGATTTGCAATGCTCAAACCAAGAAAATACCCTTTAATGATACCCAGCAAAGCAAGTGAAAAAGCAAGTGATGagagaaagactacagcaggtgatgagaaagactag